From Pseudoramibacter sp.:
TTTATTTTACCAGCTCATCTCTATCTTGTCAAGAACTTTTTTAAAGTTTTTTGAAAAGTTTACGTTCGGCCTTTTTCTTGTCGAAAAAGTGCTTTTGCAGAGCTGATAATTGCTCTCTCTCGATGAGAGCGTAATTAATTATACGCGGTAATAGGTTCGCTGTCAAGTGTTTTTTGAAATTTATTTTGTTTTTTTATTTTTTGTAAAATTCAAAAGAAACTTAGCGTGTCAGCATCTCAACGGCTTCTTCGATCGTCGGGACAAAGAACACATCGTTTCCTTGATTGCTTTCATATATAAAGTCTTTGAGCGGCTTGCTGGTATAATGAGTGAAATCACCGTAAATTGCAAGGCGTCCCCCATAGTTGACATACTTTTGCAAAATCTCTCCTGCAAGTCCTGAACTCAGCATAAAGAAATCCTCTGTGATCAGCTTCTTGTCAATGATAATATTCTTCGTGCCTGCCTCATATTTTGCGCTCATCAGCACATCTAACGCCGACTGTGCATCTGTTATCACTTTTT
This genomic window contains:
- a CDS encoding DUF4180 domain-containing protein — translated: MTTEKIENNNIICAVIKSDEKVITDAQSALDVLMSAKYEAGTKNIIIDKKLITEDFFMLSSGLAGEILQKYVNYGGRLAIYGDFTHYTSKPLKDFIYESNQGNDVFFVPTIEEAVEMLTR